The following are encoded in a window of Megachile rotundata isolate GNS110a chromosome 2, iyMegRotu1, whole genome shotgun sequence genomic DNA:
- the LOC100881168 gene encoding matrix metalloproteinase-14 isoform X1 — protein sequence MARWSGLLRWERCAGSVLLAILAVSSVRTEEQAPSISQTAAMNYLSRFGYLQPINPTSGGIISQETLSKAIKEFQAFAGLNITGDFDEETSKLMELPRCGVKDKVGPGFGRSKRYALQGSRWRVKKLTYKISKYPRNLPQHKVDAELSKAFKVWSDYTDLVFIQKKSGQVHIEIRFEKGEHGDGDPFDGPGGTLAHAYFPVYGGDAHFDDAEQWTIDSFRGTNLFQVAAHEFGHSLGLSHSDIKSALMAPFYRGYEPYFRLDDDDIQGIQALYGKKSVSTSGVPTGPRFGTTTVAPPSEEDSELCTDPKVDTMFNSAEGHMYVFKGERYWRLTADGVAAGYPKLISHSWKGLPGNIDAAFTYKNGKTYFFKGSKYWRYVGKRMDGDYPKEISEGFTGIPDNIDTVTVWTGNGKIYFYKGTKFWRFDPTQKPPVKNTYPKLISNWEGVPDNLDASIVYRGYTYFFKGDAYYRFNDRMFAVDDADPAFPRATAYWWFGCRSASKGTLGNFQWLHENPEDSLAYAGILESVGSDFDDEGDRNGDVGDIILDAGQTDEQLVTSSNQDADSAAGSVFESSMWWHLPFSLITMIIAKLVATT from the exons AACTACCTGTCCCGATTTGGCTACCTGCAACCAATAAATCCAACGAGCGGTGGAATTATATCTCAAGAAACGCTGTCAAAAGCCATTAAAGAATTTCAAGCATTCGCTGGATTAAACATAACAG GAGACTTCGACGAAGAGACATCTAAACTTATGGAGTTACCCAGGTGCGGTGTTAAGGACAAAGTTGGACCTGGATTTGGAAGATCAAAGCGATACGCTCTTCAAG GTTCGAGATGGCGCGTTAAGAAACTGACGTACAAGATCAGTAAATATCCTCGAAATTTGCCGCAACACAAAGTCGACGCCGAACTGAGCAAAGCTTTCAAAGTATGGTCGGATTACACGGATCTCGTCTTCATTCAAAAGAAATCCGGTCAG GTCCACATCGAGATTAGATTCGAAAAAGGCGAACACGGTGACGGAGATCCCTTCGACGGACCTGGTGGCACTTTGGCACATGCTTATTTCCCTGTTTATGGCGGTGATGCTCATTTCGACGATGCCGAACAATGGACCATCGACAGTTTCCGTGGAACGAATCTCTTTCAAGTAGCCGCTCACGAGTTTGGCCATTCCCTTGGTTTGAGTCATAGCGATATAAAGTCTGCCCTGATGGCACCCTTCTACCGTGGCTACGAACCCTACTTCCGATTGGACGACGACGATATTCAGGGTATACAG GCTCTGTATGGAAAGAAATCGGTGAGTACCAGTGGTGTTCCGACTGGACCAAGATTCGGAACTACCACTGTAGCACCGCCTAGCGAAGAAGACTCGGAACTTTGTACAGATCCAAAGGTCGACACGATGTTCAATTCTGCTGAGGGACATATGTATGTGTTCAAAG GTGAACGTTACTGGAGATTAACCGCGGATGGCGTAGCAGCGGGTTATCCTAAACTGATTTCTCACTCATGGAAAGGATTGCCAGGGAACATAGATGCTGCGTTCACGTACAAGAATGGAAAGACATACTTCTTCAAG GGCTCGAAATATTGGAGATATGTGGGTAAAAGAATGGACGGTGATTACCCAAAGGAAATCAGTGAAGGTTTCACGGGGATTCCAGACAACATCGATACCGTGACCGTTTGGACTGGGAACGGTAAAATCTATTTCTACAAGGGAACTAAATTCTGGAGGTTCGATCCCACACAGAAACCACCAGTGAAGAACACTTATCCTAAACTGATCTCGAATTGGGAAGGCGTTCCTGATAATCTTGACGCCTCGATTGTTTATCGTGGTTACACTTATTTCTTCAAGGGAGATGCTTATTATAGATTCAACGATAGGATGTTCGCC GTGGACGATGCTGACCCAGCGTTCCCGAGGGCGACGGCCTACTGGTGGTTCGGGTGTAGATCGGCAAGCAAAGGAACATTAGGTAATTTCCAATGGCTGCATGAGAATCCTGAAGATTCATTAGCGTACGCTGGCATCCTGGAGTCCGTCGGTAGCGACTTTGATGACGAGGGTGATAGAAATGGTGACGTCGGAGACATCATTTTAGATGCAG GCCAAACGGACGAGCAGCTAGTCACGTCGTCCAATCAGGATGCGGACTCCGCGGCGGGAAGCGTTTTCGAATCGTCGATGTGGTGGCATCTTCCGTTCAGTTTGATAACTATGATCATCGCTAAACTCGTTGCCACTACGTAG
- the LOC100881168 gene encoding matrix metalloproteinase-14 isoform X3: MARWSGLLRWERCAGSVLLAILAVSSVRTEEQAPSISQTAAMNYLSRFGYLQPINPTSGGIISQETLSKAIKEFQAFAGLNITGDFDEETSKLMELPRCGVKDKVGPGFGRSKRYALQGSRWRVKKLTYKISKYPRNLPQHKVDAELSKAFKVWSDYTDLVFIQKKSGQVHIEIRFEKGEHGDGDPFDGPGGTLAHAYFPVYGGDAHFDDAEQWTIDSFRGTNLFQVAAHEFGHSLGLSHSDIKSALMAPFYRGYEPYFRLDDDDIQGIQALYGKKSVSTSGVPTGPRFGTTTVAPPSEEDSELCTDPKVDTMFNSAEGHMYVFKGERYWRLTADGVAAGYPKLISHSWKGLPGNIDAAFTYKNGKTYFFKGSKYWRYVGKRMDGDYPKEISEGFTGIPDNIDTVTVWTGNGKIYFYKGTKFWRFDPTQKPPVKNTYPKLISNWEGVPDNLDASIVYRGYTYFFKGDAYYRFNDRMFAVDDADPAFPRATAYWWFGCRSASKGTLGQTDEQLVTSSNQDADSAAGSVFESSMWWHLPFSLITMIIAKLVATT; the protein is encoded by the exons AACTACCTGTCCCGATTTGGCTACCTGCAACCAATAAATCCAACGAGCGGTGGAATTATATCTCAAGAAACGCTGTCAAAAGCCATTAAAGAATTTCAAGCATTCGCTGGATTAAACATAACAG GAGACTTCGACGAAGAGACATCTAAACTTATGGAGTTACCCAGGTGCGGTGTTAAGGACAAAGTTGGACCTGGATTTGGAAGATCAAAGCGATACGCTCTTCAAG GTTCGAGATGGCGCGTTAAGAAACTGACGTACAAGATCAGTAAATATCCTCGAAATTTGCCGCAACACAAAGTCGACGCCGAACTGAGCAAAGCTTTCAAAGTATGGTCGGATTACACGGATCTCGTCTTCATTCAAAAGAAATCCGGTCAG GTCCACATCGAGATTAGATTCGAAAAAGGCGAACACGGTGACGGAGATCCCTTCGACGGACCTGGTGGCACTTTGGCACATGCTTATTTCCCTGTTTATGGCGGTGATGCTCATTTCGACGATGCCGAACAATGGACCATCGACAGTTTCCGTGGAACGAATCTCTTTCAAGTAGCCGCTCACGAGTTTGGCCATTCCCTTGGTTTGAGTCATAGCGATATAAAGTCTGCCCTGATGGCACCCTTCTACCGTGGCTACGAACCCTACTTCCGATTGGACGACGACGATATTCAGGGTATACAG GCTCTGTATGGAAAGAAATCGGTGAGTACCAGTGGTGTTCCGACTGGACCAAGATTCGGAACTACCACTGTAGCACCGCCTAGCGAAGAAGACTCGGAACTTTGTACAGATCCAAAGGTCGACACGATGTTCAATTCTGCTGAGGGACATATGTATGTGTTCAAAG GTGAACGTTACTGGAGATTAACCGCGGATGGCGTAGCAGCGGGTTATCCTAAACTGATTTCTCACTCATGGAAAGGATTGCCAGGGAACATAGATGCTGCGTTCACGTACAAGAATGGAAAGACATACTTCTTCAAG GGCTCGAAATATTGGAGATATGTGGGTAAAAGAATGGACGGTGATTACCCAAAGGAAATCAGTGAAGGTTTCACGGGGATTCCAGACAACATCGATACCGTGACCGTTTGGACTGGGAACGGTAAAATCTATTTCTACAAGGGAACTAAATTCTGGAGGTTCGATCCCACACAGAAACCACCAGTGAAGAACACTTATCCTAAACTGATCTCGAATTGGGAAGGCGTTCCTGATAATCTTGACGCCTCGATTGTTTATCGTGGTTACACTTATTTCTTCAAGGGAGATGCTTATTATAGATTCAACGATAGGATGTTCGCC GTGGACGATGCTGACCCAGCGTTCCCGAGGGCGACGGCCTACTGGTGGTTCGGGTGTAGATCGGCAAGCAAAGGAACATTAG GCCAAACGGACGAGCAGCTAGTCACGTCGTCCAATCAGGATGCGGACTCCGCGGCGGGAAGCGTTTTCGAATCGTCGATGTGGTGGCATCTTCCGTTCAGTTTGATAACTATGATCATCGCTAAACTCGTTGCCACTACGTAG
- the LOC100881168 gene encoding matrix metalloproteinase-14 isoform X5 — translation MARWSGLLRWERCAGSVLLAILAVSSVRTEEQAPSISQTAAMNYLSRFGYLQPINPTSGGIISQETLSKAIKEFQAFAGLNITGDFDEETSKLMELPRCGVKDKVGPGFGRSKRYALQGSRWRVKKLTYKISKYPRNLPQHKVDAELSKAFKVWSDYTDLVFIQKKSGQVHIEIRFEKGEHGDGDPFDGPGGTLAHAYFPVYGGDAHFDDAEQWTIDSFRGTNLFQVAAHEFGHSLGLSHSDIKSALMAPFYRGYEPYFRLDDDDIQGIQALYGKKSVSTSGVPTGPRFGTTTVAPPSEEDSELCTDPKVDTMFNSAEGHMYVFKGERYWRLTADGVAAGYPKLISHSWKGLPGNIDAAFTYKNGKTYFFKGSKYWRYVGKRMDGDYPKEISEGFTGIPDNIDTVTVWTGNGKIYFYKGTKFWRFDPTQKPPVKNTYPKLISNWEGVPDNLDASIVYRGYTYFFKGDAYYRFNDRMFAVDDADPAFPRATAYWWFGCRSASKGTLEDNNLHSESRGFGKK, via the exons AACTACCTGTCCCGATTTGGCTACCTGCAACCAATAAATCCAACGAGCGGTGGAATTATATCTCAAGAAACGCTGTCAAAAGCCATTAAAGAATTTCAAGCATTCGCTGGATTAAACATAACAG GAGACTTCGACGAAGAGACATCTAAACTTATGGAGTTACCCAGGTGCGGTGTTAAGGACAAAGTTGGACCTGGATTTGGAAGATCAAAGCGATACGCTCTTCAAG GTTCGAGATGGCGCGTTAAGAAACTGACGTACAAGATCAGTAAATATCCTCGAAATTTGCCGCAACACAAAGTCGACGCCGAACTGAGCAAAGCTTTCAAAGTATGGTCGGATTACACGGATCTCGTCTTCATTCAAAAGAAATCCGGTCAG GTCCACATCGAGATTAGATTCGAAAAAGGCGAACACGGTGACGGAGATCCCTTCGACGGACCTGGTGGCACTTTGGCACATGCTTATTTCCCTGTTTATGGCGGTGATGCTCATTTCGACGATGCCGAACAATGGACCATCGACAGTTTCCGTGGAACGAATCTCTTTCAAGTAGCCGCTCACGAGTTTGGCCATTCCCTTGGTTTGAGTCATAGCGATATAAAGTCTGCCCTGATGGCACCCTTCTACCGTGGCTACGAACCCTACTTCCGATTGGACGACGACGATATTCAGGGTATACAG GCTCTGTATGGAAAGAAATCGGTGAGTACCAGTGGTGTTCCGACTGGACCAAGATTCGGAACTACCACTGTAGCACCGCCTAGCGAAGAAGACTCGGAACTTTGTACAGATCCAAAGGTCGACACGATGTTCAATTCTGCTGAGGGACATATGTATGTGTTCAAAG GTGAACGTTACTGGAGATTAACCGCGGATGGCGTAGCAGCGGGTTATCCTAAACTGATTTCTCACTCATGGAAAGGATTGCCAGGGAACATAGATGCTGCGTTCACGTACAAGAATGGAAAGACATACTTCTTCAAG GGCTCGAAATATTGGAGATATGTGGGTAAAAGAATGGACGGTGATTACCCAAAGGAAATCAGTGAAGGTTTCACGGGGATTCCAGACAACATCGATACCGTGACCGTTTGGACTGGGAACGGTAAAATCTATTTCTACAAGGGAACTAAATTCTGGAGGTTCGATCCCACACAGAAACCACCAGTGAAGAACACTTATCCTAAACTGATCTCGAATTGGGAAGGCGTTCCTGATAATCTTGACGCCTCGATTGTTTATCGTGGTTACACTTATTTCTTCAAGGGAGATGCTTATTATAGATTCAACGATAGGATGTTCGCC GTGGACGATGCTGACCCAGCGTTCCCGAGGGCGACGGCCTACTGGTGGTTCGGGTGTAGATCGGCAAGCAAAGGAACATTAG AGGACAACAATCTGCACTCCGAATCGCGCGGGTTCGGGAAAAAGTGA
- the LOC100881168 gene encoding matrix metalloproteinase-14 isoform X2, whose translation MARWSGLLRWERCAGSVLLAILAVSSVRTEEQAPSISQTAAMNYLSRFGYLQPINPTSGGIISQETLSKAIKEFQAFAGLNITGDFDEETSKLMELPRCGVKDKVGPGFGRSKRYALQGSRWRVKKLTYKISKYPRNLPQHKVDAELSKAFKVWSDYTDLVFIQKKSGQVHIEIRFEKGEHGDGDPFDGPGGTLAHAYFPVYGGDAHFDDAEQWTIDSFRGTNLFQVAAHEFGHSLGLSHSDIKSALMAPFYRGYEPYFRLDDDDIQGIQALYGKKSVSTSGVPTGPRFGTTTVAPPSEEDSELCTDPKVDTMFNSAEGHMYVFKGERYWRLTADGVAAGYPKLISHSWKGLPGNIDAAFTYKNGKTYFFKGSKYWRYVGKRMDGDYPKEISEGFTGIPDNIDTVTVWTGNGKIYFYKGTKFWRFDPTQKPPVKNTYPKLISNWEGVPDNLDASIVYRGYTYFFKGDAYYRFNDRMFAVDDADPAFPRATAYWWFGCRSASKGTLGNFQWLHENPEDSLAYAGILESVGSDFDDEGDRNGDVGDIILDAEDNNLHSESRGFGKK comes from the exons AACTACCTGTCCCGATTTGGCTACCTGCAACCAATAAATCCAACGAGCGGTGGAATTATATCTCAAGAAACGCTGTCAAAAGCCATTAAAGAATTTCAAGCATTCGCTGGATTAAACATAACAG GAGACTTCGACGAAGAGACATCTAAACTTATGGAGTTACCCAGGTGCGGTGTTAAGGACAAAGTTGGACCTGGATTTGGAAGATCAAAGCGATACGCTCTTCAAG GTTCGAGATGGCGCGTTAAGAAACTGACGTACAAGATCAGTAAATATCCTCGAAATTTGCCGCAACACAAAGTCGACGCCGAACTGAGCAAAGCTTTCAAAGTATGGTCGGATTACACGGATCTCGTCTTCATTCAAAAGAAATCCGGTCAG GTCCACATCGAGATTAGATTCGAAAAAGGCGAACACGGTGACGGAGATCCCTTCGACGGACCTGGTGGCACTTTGGCACATGCTTATTTCCCTGTTTATGGCGGTGATGCTCATTTCGACGATGCCGAACAATGGACCATCGACAGTTTCCGTGGAACGAATCTCTTTCAAGTAGCCGCTCACGAGTTTGGCCATTCCCTTGGTTTGAGTCATAGCGATATAAAGTCTGCCCTGATGGCACCCTTCTACCGTGGCTACGAACCCTACTTCCGATTGGACGACGACGATATTCAGGGTATACAG GCTCTGTATGGAAAGAAATCGGTGAGTACCAGTGGTGTTCCGACTGGACCAAGATTCGGAACTACCACTGTAGCACCGCCTAGCGAAGAAGACTCGGAACTTTGTACAGATCCAAAGGTCGACACGATGTTCAATTCTGCTGAGGGACATATGTATGTGTTCAAAG GTGAACGTTACTGGAGATTAACCGCGGATGGCGTAGCAGCGGGTTATCCTAAACTGATTTCTCACTCATGGAAAGGATTGCCAGGGAACATAGATGCTGCGTTCACGTACAAGAATGGAAAGACATACTTCTTCAAG GGCTCGAAATATTGGAGATATGTGGGTAAAAGAATGGACGGTGATTACCCAAAGGAAATCAGTGAAGGTTTCACGGGGATTCCAGACAACATCGATACCGTGACCGTTTGGACTGGGAACGGTAAAATCTATTTCTACAAGGGAACTAAATTCTGGAGGTTCGATCCCACACAGAAACCACCAGTGAAGAACACTTATCCTAAACTGATCTCGAATTGGGAAGGCGTTCCTGATAATCTTGACGCCTCGATTGTTTATCGTGGTTACACTTATTTCTTCAAGGGAGATGCTTATTATAGATTCAACGATAGGATGTTCGCC GTGGACGATGCTGACCCAGCGTTCCCGAGGGCGACGGCCTACTGGTGGTTCGGGTGTAGATCGGCAAGCAAAGGAACATTAGGTAATTTCCAATGGCTGCATGAGAATCCTGAAGATTCATTAGCGTACGCTGGCATCCTGGAGTCCGTCGGTAGCGACTTTGATGACGAGGGTGATAGAAATGGTGACGTCGGAGACATCATTTTAGATGCAG AGGACAACAATCTGCACTCCGAATCGCGCGGGTTCGGGAAAAAGTGA
- the LOC100881168 gene encoding matrix metalloproteinase-14 isoform X6, whose product MARWSGLLRWERCAGSVLLAILAVSSVRTEEQAPSISQTAAMNYLSRFGYLQPINPTSGGIISQETLSKAIKEFQAFAGLNITGDFDEETSKLMELPRCGVKDKVGPGFGRSKRYALQGSRWRVKKLTYKISKYPRNLPQHKVDAELSKAFKVWSDYTDLVFIQKKSGQVHIEIRFEKGEHGDGDPFDGPGGTLAHAYFPVYGGDAHFDDAEQWTIDSFRGTNLFQVAAHEFGHSLGLSHSDIKSALMAPFYRGYEPYFRLDDDDIQGIQALYGKKSVSTSGVPTGPRFGTTTVAPPSEEDSELCTDPKVDTMFNSAEGHMYVFKGERYWRLTADGVAAGYPKLISHSWKGLPGNIDAAFTYKNGKTYFFKGSKYWRYVGKRMDGDYPKEISEGFTGIPDNIDTVTVWTGNGKIYFYKGTKFWRFDPTQKPPVKNTYPKLISNWEGVPDNLDASIVYRGYTYFFKGDAYYRFNDRMFAVDDADPAFPRATAYWWFGCRSASKGTLGI is encoded by the exons AACTACCTGTCCCGATTTGGCTACCTGCAACCAATAAATCCAACGAGCGGTGGAATTATATCTCAAGAAACGCTGTCAAAAGCCATTAAAGAATTTCAAGCATTCGCTGGATTAAACATAACAG GAGACTTCGACGAAGAGACATCTAAACTTATGGAGTTACCCAGGTGCGGTGTTAAGGACAAAGTTGGACCTGGATTTGGAAGATCAAAGCGATACGCTCTTCAAG GTTCGAGATGGCGCGTTAAGAAACTGACGTACAAGATCAGTAAATATCCTCGAAATTTGCCGCAACACAAAGTCGACGCCGAACTGAGCAAAGCTTTCAAAGTATGGTCGGATTACACGGATCTCGTCTTCATTCAAAAGAAATCCGGTCAG GTCCACATCGAGATTAGATTCGAAAAAGGCGAACACGGTGACGGAGATCCCTTCGACGGACCTGGTGGCACTTTGGCACATGCTTATTTCCCTGTTTATGGCGGTGATGCTCATTTCGACGATGCCGAACAATGGACCATCGACAGTTTCCGTGGAACGAATCTCTTTCAAGTAGCCGCTCACGAGTTTGGCCATTCCCTTGGTTTGAGTCATAGCGATATAAAGTCTGCCCTGATGGCACCCTTCTACCGTGGCTACGAACCCTACTTCCGATTGGACGACGACGATATTCAGGGTATACAG GCTCTGTATGGAAAGAAATCGGTGAGTACCAGTGGTGTTCCGACTGGACCAAGATTCGGAACTACCACTGTAGCACCGCCTAGCGAAGAAGACTCGGAACTTTGTACAGATCCAAAGGTCGACACGATGTTCAATTCTGCTGAGGGACATATGTATGTGTTCAAAG GTGAACGTTACTGGAGATTAACCGCGGATGGCGTAGCAGCGGGTTATCCTAAACTGATTTCTCACTCATGGAAAGGATTGCCAGGGAACATAGATGCTGCGTTCACGTACAAGAATGGAAAGACATACTTCTTCAAG GGCTCGAAATATTGGAGATATGTGGGTAAAAGAATGGACGGTGATTACCCAAAGGAAATCAGTGAAGGTTTCACGGGGATTCCAGACAACATCGATACCGTGACCGTTTGGACTGGGAACGGTAAAATCTATTTCTACAAGGGAACTAAATTCTGGAGGTTCGATCCCACACAGAAACCACCAGTGAAGAACACTTATCCTAAACTGATCTCGAATTGGGAAGGCGTTCCTGATAATCTTGACGCCTCGATTGTTTATCGTGGTTACACTTATTTCTTCAAGGGAGATGCTTATTATAGATTCAACGATAGGATGTTCGCC GTGGACGATGCTGACCCAGCGTTCCCGAGGGCGACGGCCTACTGGTGGTTCGGGTGTAGATCGGCAAGCAAAGGAACATTAG GAATATAA
- the LOC100881168 gene encoding matrix metalloproteinase-14 isoform X4, translating to MARWSGLLRWERCAGSVLLAILAVSSVRTEEQAPSISQTAAMNYLSRFGYLQPINPTSGGIISQETLSKAIKEFQAFAGLNITGDFDEETSKLMELPRCGVKDKVGPGFGRSKRYALQGSRWRVKKLTYKISKYPRNLPQHKVDAELSKAFKVWSDYTDLVFIQKKSGQVHIEIRFEKGEHGDGDPFDGPGGTLAHAYFPVYGGDAHFDDAEQWTIDSFRGTNLFQVAAHEFGHSLGLSHSDIKSALMAPFYRGYEPYFRLDDDDIQGIQALYGKKSVSTSGVPTGPRFGTTTVAPPSEEDSELCTDPKVDTMFNSAEGHMYVFKGERYWRLTADGVAAGYPKLISHSWKGLPGNIDAAFTYKNGKTYFFKGSKYWRYVGKRMDGDYPKEISEGFTGIPDNIDTVTVWTGNGKIYFYKGTKFWRFDPTQKPPVKNTYPKLISNWEGVPDNLDASIVYRGYTYFFKGDAYYRFNDRMFAVDDADPAFPRATAYWWFGCRSASKGTLGNFQWLHENPEDSLAYAGILESVGSDFDDEGDRNGDVGDIILDAGI from the exons AACTACCTGTCCCGATTTGGCTACCTGCAACCAATAAATCCAACGAGCGGTGGAATTATATCTCAAGAAACGCTGTCAAAAGCCATTAAAGAATTTCAAGCATTCGCTGGATTAAACATAACAG GAGACTTCGACGAAGAGACATCTAAACTTATGGAGTTACCCAGGTGCGGTGTTAAGGACAAAGTTGGACCTGGATTTGGAAGATCAAAGCGATACGCTCTTCAAG GTTCGAGATGGCGCGTTAAGAAACTGACGTACAAGATCAGTAAATATCCTCGAAATTTGCCGCAACACAAAGTCGACGCCGAACTGAGCAAAGCTTTCAAAGTATGGTCGGATTACACGGATCTCGTCTTCATTCAAAAGAAATCCGGTCAG GTCCACATCGAGATTAGATTCGAAAAAGGCGAACACGGTGACGGAGATCCCTTCGACGGACCTGGTGGCACTTTGGCACATGCTTATTTCCCTGTTTATGGCGGTGATGCTCATTTCGACGATGCCGAACAATGGACCATCGACAGTTTCCGTGGAACGAATCTCTTTCAAGTAGCCGCTCACGAGTTTGGCCATTCCCTTGGTTTGAGTCATAGCGATATAAAGTCTGCCCTGATGGCACCCTTCTACCGTGGCTACGAACCCTACTTCCGATTGGACGACGACGATATTCAGGGTATACAG GCTCTGTATGGAAAGAAATCGGTGAGTACCAGTGGTGTTCCGACTGGACCAAGATTCGGAACTACCACTGTAGCACCGCCTAGCGAAGAAGACTCGGAACTTTGTACAGATCCAAAGGTCGACACGATGTTCAATTCTGCTGAGGGACATATGTATGTGTTCAAAG GTGAACGTTACTGGAGATTAACCGCGGATGGCGTAGCAGCGGGTTATCCTAAACTGATTTCTCACTCATGGAAAGGATTGCCAGGGAACATAGATGCTGCGTTCACGTACAAGAATGGAAAGACATACTTCTTCAAG GGCTCGAAATATTGGAGATATGTGGGTAAAAGAATGGACGGTGATTACCCAAAGGAAATCAGTGAAGGTTTCACGGGGATTCCAGACAACATCGATACCGTGACCGTTTGGACTGGGAACGGTAAAATCTATTTCTACAAGGGAACTAAATTCTGGAGGTTCGATCCCACACAGAAACCACCAGTGAAGAACACTTATCCTAAACTGATCTCGAATTGGGAAGGCGTTCCTGATAATCTTGACGCCTCGATTGTTTATCGTGGTTACACTTATTTCTTCAAGGGAGATGCTTATTATAGATTCAACGATAGGATGTTCGCC GTGGACGATGCTGACCCAGCGTTCCCGAGGGCGACGGCCTACTGGTGGTTCGGGTGTAGATCGGCAAGCAAAGGAACATTAGGTAATTTCCAATGGCTGCATGAGAATCCTGAAGATTCATTAGCGTACGCTGGCATCCTGGAGTCCGTCGGTAGCGACTTTGATGACGAGGGTGATAGAAATGGTGACGTCGGAGACATCATTTTAGATGCAG GAATATAA